Proteins encoded together in one Ignavibacteriales bacterium window:
- a CDS encoding paraslipin, translating into MDIFFLVLAALVVLMVITGVRVVPQQSAYVIERLGKFHVALQAGISYIIPFMDKVAYKHTLKEQTIDIPEQVCITRDNVQVGVDGVIFVQVFDPQMASYGISNYMFSIVQLSQTTMRSEVGKIDLDKTFEERTLINSAIVSAINEASRTWGVKILRYEIKNIVPPKTVLIAMEKQMQAEREKRAIILQSEGEKQSAINVAEGQKQKVVLESEAVRQKQINEAGGQAEAIRAVANATADGVKAVAAAVQSNGGMVAVQLRVAEKLVEQFGNLAKQSTTLILPANFGDISSLIATAMSVVKNTK; encoded by the coding sequence ATGGATATATTCTTTCTTGTCCTTGCTGCGCTCGTGGTCCTCATGGTCATCACAGGCGTCCGTGTCGTTCCACAGCAGAGCGCATACGTCATTGAGCGTCTCGGCAAATTTCACGTCGCTCTGCAGGCGGGAATCAGCTACATCATTCCATTCATGGACAAAGTTGCCTATAAGCATACGCTGAAAGAACAGACAATTGATATACCTGAGCAGGTCTGCATCACCAGAGACAACGTGCAGGTGGGGGTCGACGGTGTGATTTTCGTGCAGGTGTTTGACCCGCAGATGGCATCGTACGGTATCAGCAATTACATGTTTTCGATCGTGCAGTTGTCACAGACGACGATGCGAAGCGAAGTCGGTAAGATCGATCTTGATAAGACATTTGAAGAACGGACCTTGATCAATTCGGCAATCGTCAGTGCGATCAATGAGGCCTCCCGTACATGGGGCGTGAAGATCCTTCGGTATGAAATCAAGAATATCGTCCCTCCGAAAACCGTACTTATAGCAATGGAAAAACAAATGCAGGCGGAACGCGAGAAACGGGCGATCATCTTGCAGTCAGAAGGAGAAAAACAGTCGGCCATCAACGTTGCCGAAGGGCAGAAACAGAAGGTCGTTCTTGAATCCGAAGCAGTTCGTCAGAAACAAATCAATGAAGCAGGTGGTCAGGCTGAAGCAATCCGTGCGGTGGCAAATGCGACGGCAGATGGCGTCAAAGCGGTAGCGGCTGCTGTTCAGTCCAACGGCGGAATGGTGGCAGTGCAATTGCGCGTTGCAGAAAAACTGGTGGAACAATTCGGTAATCTGGCGAAGCAGAGCACGACATTGATACTACCGGCGAACTTTGGCGACATTTCGTCTCTGATCGCTACCGCAATGTCTGTAGTGAAGAACACAAAATAG
- a CDS encoding NfeD family protein codes for MYETFVSPVFVWAIIGIILFIVELMSLTFVFAFFGVGALIVSLTTWAGITPGINSQLAVFAVSSLLLTFVFRKTAKKRFFGSHDVPPDYKGEKVKVVKAIPVGHEGAISYRGSEWIAFSDSAETIGEGSMVEIVSLDGIRAKVKYIEQAI; via the coding sequence ATGTATGAAACATTTGTGTCTCCAGTGTTTGTCTGGGCGATAATCGGAATCATCCTCTTCATCGTCGAACTGATGAGCCTCACATTCGTCTTCGCGTTCTTCGGAGTGGGTGCCTTGATCGTCTCGCTCACCACGTGGGCCGGCATCACACCTGGAATCAATAGCCAGCTTGCGGTCTTCGCCGTTTCTTCCCTGCTCTTGACGTTCGTGTTCAGAAAAACTGCGAAGAAACGGTTCTTCGGCAGTCACGACGTGCCACCGGACTACAAAGGGGAAAAGGTCAAGGTTGTTAAAGCAATCCCCGTCGGTCACGAAGGGGCCATTTCATACAGGGGATCCGAATGGATCGCCTTCAGCGACTCTGCCGAAACGATTGGCGAAGGGAGCATGGTCGAAATTGTTTCACTAGACGGTATCCGGGCGAAAGTCAAATACATCGAACAGGCTATCTAA
- a CDS encoding TrpB-like pyridoxal phosphate-dependent enzyme, with protein MQRSFTLEEREIPTHYYNILPDLPTPLAPPLHPATNQPIGPQDLAPIFPMTLIAQEMSAERFVEIPDEVRSAYAAFRPTPLYRALALEKALDTPAQIYYKYEGVSPAGSHKLNTALAQAYYNKMAGIKRLATETGAGQWGSALSLACNMFGLKLKVYMVRISYEQKPYRRSMIQTWGSEVVPSPSRDTNAGRAILERDPSSRGSLGIAISEAVEDAATHDDTNYSLGSVLNHVLLHQTVIGLESIKQMELAGAFPDVVIACVGGGSNFGGLALPFVKEKIGGKQIRVIAVEPASCPSLTKGEFRYDFGDTAGLTPLLQMYTLGHEFMPPSLHAGGLRYHGMSPIVSWLYKDKLIEAQAYEQNDVFSAAVTFARTEGIIPAPESSHAIKSSIVEALRAKEEGSKKTILFNLSGHGHFDMAAYDAYFSGHLDSNGKG; from the coding sequence ATGCAACGCTCATTCACACTTGAAGAACGGGAAATTCCAACTCATTACTACAACATCCTCCCGGACCTTCCGACACCTCTGGCCCCCCCCCTGCATCCAGCCACGAATCAGCCGATAGGACCCCAGGATCTCGCGCCAATCTTTCCGATGACACTTATCGCACAGGAGATGAGCGCAGAGCGGTTCGTCGAGATTCCCGATGAAGTCCGCTCGGCATACGCTGCTTTCCGGCCGACACCCTTGTATCGCGCCCTTGCGCTGGAAAAAGCCCTGGACACGCCCGCCCAAATCTACTACAAGTACGAGGGGGTGAGTCCTGCGGGGAGTCACAAACTGAATACCGCTCTCGCACAAGCGTATTACAACAAGATGGCAGGGATTAAACGACTGGCAACAGAGACAGGGGCGGGCCAGTGGGGAAGCGCGTTGAGTCTCGCATGCAACATGTTTGGTCTTAAACTCAAAGTGTATATGGTCCGCATAAGCTACGAGCAAAAGCCCTATCGCCGGTCGATGATCCAGACATGGGGAAGCGAAGTGGTGCCAAGCCCCAGCCGCGATACGAATGCGGGTCGCGCAATCCTGGAAAGAGATCCTTCGTCACGCGGAAGCCTCGGCATAGCAATCAGTGAAGCGGTCGAAGACGCTGCAACGCATGACGACACTAATTATTCCCTCGGCAGCGTGCTCAACCATGTTCTGCTTCACCAGACGGTGATCGGTCTTGAATCCATAAAACAAATGGAGCTGGCCGGTGCTTTTCCGGATGTGGTGATCGCATGCGTGGGCGGGGGATCAAACTTCGGCGGACTTGCGCTGCCGTTTGTCAAAGAGAAGATCGGTGGCAAGCAGATTCGCGTCATTGCCGTCGAACCGGCATCCTGTCCGTCGTTGACAAAAGGCGAATTTCGGTATGATTTTGGAGATACAGCGGGCTTGACGCCGCTCCTTCAAATGTATACTCTCGGACACGAATTCATGCCGCCGTCGCTTCACGCGGGCGGTCTCCGCTATCACGGTATGTCGCCGATTGTCAGCTGGCTCTACAAAGACAAACTCATCGAAGCCCAGGCCTATGAACAAAACGACGTGTTTTCCGCTGCGGTGACATTTGCGCGCACCGAAGGGATCATACCTGCCCCGGAGTCTTCACATGCAATCAAGTCTTCGATTGTCGAAGCTCTGAGGGCAAAGGAAGAAGGATCCAAAAAGACGATTCTCTTCAATCTCAGCGGGCATGGTCATTTTGACATGGCCGCCTATGACGCGTACTTTTCCGGGCACCTGGACTCAAATGGGAAGGGGTGA
- a CDS encoding TMEM175 family protein, translating to MKSAHHDSRRALQLERVILFSDAVFAIAITLLIIEIKVPSMHDGITNETDLLWAVARLAPKFLGFLISFLLVGMYWTRHHVLFGYVIDYTSKLLWLNLLFLLSIVLMPFSTGIFGEYSTPKTIHYITPLAVYVLNFCYSGFTLFLLWRYVGNPANRVSDDSLTPEITRAAKTRAVVISSVFALTIPVAFINPWAARYVPILIPFVLRLVNRGKRKEKR from the coding sequence ATGAAATCAGCCCACCACGATTCACGCAGGGCGCTCCAGCTCGAGCGCGTAATCCTTTTCAGCGACGCGGTTTTTGCTATCGCAATCACACTGCTGATCATTGAAATCAAAGTGCCGTCCATGCACGATGGCATAACGAACGAAACCGATCTTCTCTGGGCCGTCGCACGTCTGGCCCCGAAGTTTCTCGGTTTCCTTATCAGCTTTTTGCTGGTCGGCATGTACTGGACGAGGCATCACGTGCTGTTTGGGTATGTGATCGACTACACATCCAAACTACTCTGGCTCAACCTTCTTTTCCTGCTCTCCATAGTGCTGATGCCATTCAGCACAGGCATTTTCGGCGAGTATTCCACACCCAAAACAATTCACTACATCACTCCTCTTGCAGTCTACGTTCTGAATTTCTGCTATTCGGGATTCACGCTCTTTTTACTCTGGCGGTACGTGGGGAATCCCGCAAACAGAGTCAGCGATGATTCCCTCACGCCTGAAATCACACGAGCCGCCAAAACACGCGCGGTCGTCATCTCCAGTGTTTTCGCGTTGACGATCCCCGTCGCTTTCATAAATCCCTGGGCGGCCAGGTACGTGCCCATCCTGATTCCTTTTGTTCTCCGGCTGGTGAATCGGGGGAAGAGGAAAGAGAAACGGTAA
- a CDS encoding M48 family metalloprotease — protein sequence MNLILQSRDVAAQKRRNKTQTLLVMGGFSLSFALLGCLFDYMMTTFNNYQLLTVPIAAVIIISLIFNWLDGLNERFSDHDDPKDAVEYYSNKVTIWMASTSCIIMFWMVLLELAYIDPRNFAKPTALLVIGETSPYGLIVGACLGVGAAFSALQWGAYSILRSVGASPADRSFEGDRRVIDIVEDVSKAAGISAPGVFVVQDDAPNLFSIGRSPKHASLVVSQGLIENLSPEEIKGAIAHEISHIRSYDIRLRTAATALFGSVVLLTRWSRPTTIKGGTSSIVLSRIRAVRKFLVFVFWLLSMLVVPVVTYVLVVLTFRHREFLADASAAELTHDPGALARALNTIEHAAGDATVLRGNIAHLCIIDPLNRDLTSKEGWLADLLATHPPTAKRLLVLRSMGARFTSSPSVS from the coding sequence ATGAACCTCATCCTTCAGTCGAGAGATGTTGCTGCACAGAAACGAAGAAACAAAACCCAGACGCTTCTCGTCATGGGCGGATTCTCCCTTTCCTTTGCTTTGCTTGGCTGCCTCTTCGACTACATGATGACGACCTTCAACAATTATCAATTGTTGACGGTTCCGATCGCCGCAGTGATTATCATCTCCCTGATTTTCAATTGGCTTGACGGTCTCAACGAGCGTTTCTCGGATCATGATGATCCTAAAGACGCCGTGGAGTACTATTCGAACAAAGTCACCATTTGGATGGCTTCAACATCATGTATCATAATGTTCTGGATGGTCCTCCTGGAATTGGCCTACATCGATCCTCGTAATTTCGCAAAACCAACGGCACTGTTGGTCATCGGAGAGACTTCACCGTACGGCCTTATCGTCGGAGCATGTCTCGGTGTCGGTGCCGCATTTTCGGCTCTTCAGTGGGGGGCTTATTCCATTCTCAGATCTGTCGGGGCTTCTCCAGCCGATCGCTCATTTGAAGGCGATCGCCGTGTAATTGACATTGTCGAAGATGTCAGCAAAGCAGCAGGAATTTCAGCACCGGGGGTTTTTGTCGTGCAAGACGATGCCCCAAATCTGTTTTCCATTGGCCGGAGCCCGAAACATGCCTCACTTGTCGTATCCCAGGGACTAATCGAGAACCTGAGCCCCGAGGAAATCAAAGGTGCGATCGCACACGAAATAAGCCACATAAGATCCTATGACATTCGCCTCCGGACTGCAGCCACGGCACTTTTTGGATCTGTCGTGTTGTTGACCCGTTGGTCCAGGCCGACCACAATCAAAGGTGGCACATCCAGCATCGTGCTTTCGAGAATCAGAGCCGTGCGGAAGTTCCTTGTGTTTGTTTTTTGGCTTCTCTCCATGTTGGTGGTTCCGGTCGTGACATATGTTCTGGTTGTCCTCACCTTTCGACATCGCGAGTTTCTGGCAGACGCATCAGCCGCAGAACTGACGCATGATCCAGGCGCTCTGGCCCGCGCGCTCAACACAATCGAACACGCCGCCGGCGATGCGACGGTATTGAGGGGCAACATCGCGCATCTTTGTATTATCGATCCGCTCAACCGGGACCTCACTTCAAAAGAGGGGTGGCTTGCGGACCTGCTGGCAACACATCCTCCTACGGCAAAGCGCCTTCTTGTTCTCCGCTCGATGGGCGCTCGTTTCACATCCTCGCCGTCCGTCAGCTAA
- a CDS encoding prolyl oligopeptidase family serine peptidase codes for MRFIRFSLFVSVMLLVALASSSAQQRGTPVNPTRGWLTVETIMRDPEWMGTSPGRPFWSEDGEFLYFDWRQKGDAGDSLYVVSAKGGTPTRVSLEKRKALPGRSGSYNKERTKKAYSKSGDIFVLEIPSGKEFQLTSTSTPETGPRFTFDEQKIVFERTGNLFTHDLKTGAEIQLTNFQSGGSSREEQTITSQFGGRSREGQSTGMQSGAGARDGQRSTAQKTLERDQLALFDVLRERKEEREAGKRLQDALELKRPKPYSLGQKTAGSFVLSPDQRTITFTLTQMPTDAKRTIVPNYVTESGYTEDIPGRTKVGEPLSTSEFYVYNIALDSVVQVKIDEVPGVMSKKAPGDTSRVRPRPRPVSFSTPFWSEDGKLAFVQLFSQDNKDRWIVMLDVERAKFTTVVERQHDDAWLGGPGIRGFGFSQTVGWLPDSRRIYFQSEEDGWSHLYTVTFDGKIKTQLTKGKFEIYSPRISKDKKRWYFTSNEVHFGEHHFYSMPLEGGPPTRITSMEGGNEVTLSPAEDRIALLFSFSNTMPELFLMDNKPSVKAVQVTASPSEQFRSYAWRAPQVLTFTARDSAEVPARLYKPDHPNGAAVIFVHGAGYLQNAHKWWSDYFHEYMFNNLLTDKGYTVLDMDYRASAGLGRDWRTAIYRFMGGKDLDDEVDGAKWLVQNHGVDARRIGLYGGSYGGFMTLMAMFTTPDVFAAGAALRPVTDWAHYNHGYTSGILNVPQDDTLAYRRSSPIYVASGLKGALLICHGMVDENVHFQDAVRLVQRLIELKKENWELAVFPVEDHGFKEPTSWTDEYRRILKLFDTNLAKH; via the coding sequence ATGCGATTTATTCGTTTCTCCCTGTTCGTGTCGGTCATGTTACTCGTCGCGCTCGCGAGTTCCTCTGCACAACAACGCGGCACACCCGTAAACCCAACACGCGGCTGGCTCACCGTTGAGACAATCATGCGGGACCCTGAGTGGATGGGGACTTCCCCCGGCCGTCCTTTCTGGTCGGAAGACGGAGAATTCCTTTACTTCGACTGGCGGCAGAAGGGGGATGCGGGAGATTCGCTCTACGTCGTCAGCGCAAAGGGCGGGACGCCAACGCGCGTCTCTCTGGAGAAACGCAAAGCACTCCCCGGCCGGTCCGGGTCATACAACAAGGAGCGGACAAAAAAGGCCTACAGCAAGAGCGGCGACATATTCGTTCTTGAGATCCCTTCGGGTAAAGAATTTCAGCTGACAAGCACCTCGACGCCCGAGACGGGACCACGCTTCACATTCGACGAACAGAAGATCGTCTTTGAGCGCACCGGGAACCTGTTTACGCATGATTTAAAAACCGGCGCGGAAATTCAGCTTACGAATTTTCAATCCGGCGGAAGTTCGCGTGAAGAGCAGACGATAACGTCTCAGTTCGGGGGCAGATCACGCGAAGGACAATCCACGGGGATGCAGTCCGGAGCCGGCGCACGAGACGGACAACGATCTACTGCACAGAAAACTCTCGAACGCGACCAGCTCGCACTGTTCGATGTTCTGCGGGAACGCAAGGAGGAACGCGAGGCCGGCAAACGACTCCAGGACGCACTTGAACTGAAACGGCCAAAGCCATATTCTCTCGGACAGAAAACCGCGGGATCCTTCGTTCTCTCACCTGACCAACGAACGATCACCTTCACGCTCACTCAGATGCCGACGGACGCCAAACGCACGATCGTCCCAAACTACGTTACCGAAAGTGGCTACACGGAAGACATCCCCGGCCGGACAAAGGTCGGCGAACCCCTTTCGACAAGCGAGTTCTACGTCTACAATATTGCACTCGATTCGGTTGTGCAGGTTAAGATAGACGAGGTTCCCGGCGTCATGAGTAAGAAAGCGCCGGGTGACACAAGCCGGGTGAGACCAAGACCGCGTCCGGTCTCCTTCAGCACCCCCTTCTGGTCCGAGGATGGTAAGCTCGCGTTTGTCCAGTTGTTCTCGCAAGACAACAAAGACCGGTGGATTGTCATGCTCGATGTCGAGAGAGCGAAATTCACAACGGTCGTGGAGCGCCAGCACGATGATGCGTGGCTCGGCGGCCCCGGTATCCGCGGCTTTGGCTTTTCCCAGACCGTCGGGTGGCTTCCCGATTCCCGGCGCATCTATTTCCAATCCGAAGAAGATGGCTGGTCTCACCTCTATACAGTCACATTCGACGGAAAGATCAAGACACAGCTGACAAAAGGAAAGTTCGAAATCTATTCGCCGCGGATCTCGAAGGACAAAAAGCGCTGGTATTTCACTTCCAACGAAGTACATTTCGGCGAGCACCATTTCTATTCCATGCCGTTGGAGGGGGGACCACCAACGCGCATCACCTCCATGGAGGGGGGTAACGAAGTCACACTTTCACCCGCCGAAGACCGCATCGCGCTGCTCTTTTCATTCAGCAACACCATGCCCGAGTTGTTTCTGATGGATAACAAGCCAAGCGTTAAGGCCGTCCAGGTTACGGCTTCTCCTTCTGAACAATTTCGATCGTATGCGTGGCGGGCTCCGCAAGTGCTCACCTTCACGGCGCGTGACAGCGCAGAGGTGCCGGCGCGTCTCTATAAACCGGATCATCCGAACGGTGCCGCTGTCATCTTTGTCCACGGAGCCGGTTACCTGCAGAACGCACACAAGTGGTGGAGCGATTACTTCCATGAGTACATGTTCAACAATTTGTTGACAGACAAGGGATATACTGTGCTCGACATGGATTACCGCGCCAGCGCGGGTCTCGGGCGGGATTGGCGAACAGCAATTTACCGTTTCATGGGAGGGAAGGATCTTGACGACGAGGTCGATGGAGCCAAGTGGCTCGTGCAAAACCACGGGGTGGATGCCAGACGCATTGGTCTTTACGGCGGTTCGTACGGCGGCTTCATGACGCTCATGGCCATGTTCACAACGCCTGATGTTTTCGCCGCAGGAGCCGCCCTTCGTCCCGTCACAGACTGGGCACACTACAACCACGGCTACACGTCGGGAATCCTCAATGTTCCCCAGGACGACACGCTTGCGTATCGCCGCAGTTCGCCGATCTACGTTGCCTCCGGCCTCAAGGGGGCTCTCCTCATCTGTCATGGCATGGTGGATGAAAATGTACATTTCCAGGACGCCGTGAGGCTCGTGCAGCGTTTGATAGAACTGAAAAAGGAAAACTGGGAGCTCGCTGTGTTCCCCGTGGAAGATCACGGCTTCAAGGAACCGACAAGCTGGACTGATGAATACCGGCGAATTCTGAAACTCTTTGATACAAACCTTGCAAAACACTAG
- a CDS encoding PLP-dependent aspartate aminotransferase family protein codes for MKKKQPMKAPLSLATRAIHGNKLYAYKGPVSTPIYQTSTYRFETSEDAIRFAKGDPSVYVYTRYHNPTVHDVEEKLALMEGGESAALFSSGMAAITTAILAVTKPGDEIISTPALYGGTYRWFRDELPKNGITVKYVHPDRLDQIGKLASPKTTIVYFETPTNPTLDLVDIAEVVRQTRSAERKTGRKILIMIDNTFASILNQDPFKYGVDVILESATKYLGGHSDIIAGAVIGTSDFLKQVRGLAKYHGGCADPFAAYLLSRSLKTYELRVRKQNENALALAAALEQHRKVKRVLYPGLPSFPKHQLARKQMSGFGGMVTIEVKPSKGRSPVEAAARVCDNLKIAVNAMSLGGVETLVSIPVYSSHVFMSDDELKQHGVTSGMIRISVGVEGIEDLIGDFEQALALA; via the coding sequence ATGAAAAAGAAACAACCGATGAAAGCACCTCTTTCGCTCGCGACTCGAGCAATCCATGGAAACAAACTGTATGCGTACAAAGGCCCCGTGTCCACACCCATTTATCAGACCTCGACATATCGGTTTGAGACGTCGGAAGATGCGATCCGCTTTGCGAAGGGGGATCCATCGGTATATGTGTACACGCGCTATCACAACCCAACTGTGCATGACGTCGAAGAGAAACTCGCGTTGATGGAGGGGGGCGAGTCTGCCGCCCTTTTCTCTTCAGGAATGGCTGCAATCACAACAGCTATTCTCGCAGTGACAAAGCCGGGAGACGAAATCATCAGCACACCCGCACTGTATGGGGGAACCTACCGGTGGTTTCGCGACGAGCTCCCCAAAAACGGCATTACAGTCAAGTATGTGCACCCCGACCGCCTGGATCAGATCGGGAAGCTGGCGTCACCGAAGACGACGATCGTCTATTTTGAGACGCCGACCAATCCAACTTTGGATCTTGTCGACATCGCAGAAGTCGTGAGGCAAACGCGAAGTGCTGAACGAAAAACCGGCCGCAAGATTCTGATCATGATCGACAATACATTTGCTTCGATTCTGAATCAGGACCCTTTCAAGTACGGCGTTGACGTGATTCTCGAGAGCGCGACGAAATACCTTGGAGGTCACAGCGATATCATTGCGGGAGCTGTCATAGGAACGTCGGACTTCCTGAAACAGGTCCGTGGACTGGCAAAGTATCATGGGGGGTGTGCTGACCCCTTTGCGGCGTACTTGCTGTCCCGGAGCTTGAAGACATATGAGCTCCGCGTCCGGAAACAGAATGAGAACGCACTCGCGTTGGCGGCAGCCCTGGAACAACACAGGAAGGTGAAACGCGTCTTGTATCCCGGGCTTCCTTCATTCCCGAAGCATCAGCTTGCCAGGAAGCAAATGTCCGGCTTCGGCGGTATGGTGACAATTGAAGTAAAGCCCTCCAAGGGACGCTCGCCCGTCGAAGCGGCTGCCCGCGTATGCGACAATCTCAAGATAGCCGTCAATGCAATGTCTCTCGGCGGGGTTGAAACGCTTGTGAGTATTCCGGTCTATTCATCGCATGTCTTCATGTCTGATGACGAACTCAAGCAGCATGGTGTAACGTCAGGAATGATCCGGATTTCAGTCGGTGTGGAGGGAATCGAGGATCTGATCGGTGATTTCGAGCAAGCGCTGGCACTGGCGTAG
- a CDS encoding anti-sigma factor, with product MTTKAEERHAQLELCTPYVFGRLNPGNRKQFEAHLAAGCEQCRVELSGLYEATALLPLTLKQEAPSSGVRQTLLDRIASIKPDQQAVDVPQQQRSERPQPQRGERSQQQRGERPQQQRGERSQQQRGERPQQQRGERSQQQRGERPQQQREKPATPSLRPERPWYLYASIVTGVLLIAALFVFLYQLIGTAGAQEKRISELQSAIGILQAEHVEILELAGIVPGAAMYGKVLWDPAKRNAVLQTSNLPMQPEGKQYQFWILKDKKFYSVGLFDVTSEKSSTLHTMSLPVSDTKEIEGFSVTLEPKGGSPQPTGAMQLRVSAK from the coding sequence ATGACCACGAAGGCAGAAGAACGGCACGCGCAACTCGAGTTGTGCACCCCGTACGTGTTCGGACGACTGAACCCGGGAAATCGAAAACAGTTCGAAGCTCACCTCGCCGCCGGCTGCGAACAATGCCGGGTGGAGCTCTCTGGTTTGTACGAAGCGACAGCCTTGTTGCCGCTCACCCTGAAGCAGGAAGCCCCCTCCTCGGGGGTACGCCAGACTCTCCTCGATCGAATCGCCTCGATTAAACCCGATCAGCAAGCGGTCGACGTTCCCCAGCAGCAACGCAGCGAACGCCCTCAGCCGCAACGTGGCGAGCGCTCCCAGCAACAACGCGGCGAACGACCTCAGCAACAGCGCGGCGAACGCTCCCAGCAACAACGCGGTGAACGACCCCAGCAACAGCGCGGCGAACGCTCCCAGCAGCAACGCGGTGAACGACCCCAGCAACAACGAGAAAAACCTGCGACTCCCTCGCTTCGTCCGGAGCGGCCATGGTACCTGTACGCGTCCATCGTAACCGGCGTTCTCCTTATCGCAGCCTTGTTCGTTTTCCTGTACCAGCTTATCGGCACTGCCGGTGCACAAGAGAAGAGAATCTCGGAATTGCAGAGTGCGATCGGCATCTTGCAGGCCGAACATGTCGAAATCCTGGAGCTAGCCGGCATTGTTCCCGGAGCCGCGATGTACGGGAAAGTCCTCTGGGATCCTGCGAAACGCAACGCGGTGCTCCAGACGTCAAACCTGCCCATGCAGCCGGAGGGAAAACAGTACCAGTTCTGGATCCTGAAAGACAAGAAATTTTACAGTGTCGGTCTCTTCGACGTAACCTCCGAGAAGTCAAGCACGTTACACACCATGTCCCTTCCGGTCAGTGATACAAAGGAAATCGAAGGCTTCTCTGTGACATTGGAGCCTAAAGGCGGAAGTCCGCAGCCAACAGGGGCAATGCAGTTGCGCGTATCTGCGAAGTAA
- a CDS encoding sigma-70 family RNA polymerase sigma factor, whose translation MEQSVINQRQQHDREDADLLKKIQRADQRALASLYDRYAPVLYPFGVRMTGSHELAEVLLQDVFVQVWEKAGSYAQYHGSVYAWLMALSRAKAMEKIRPAAQKRKGNENENTPPRGSSEGEQHTPEEESIVTLKGITEETRNSLRSLSKLELRLLELSYFEGQSQSDLARMLRIPVGTIKAKMRRGIQKLRQVAAPEAK comes from the coding sequence GTGGAGCAAAGCGTAATCAACCAACGACAGCAGCATGACCGCGAGGACGCAGATCTTCTGAAGAAAATCCAGCGGGCCGATCAACGTGCTCTCGCATCGCTGTATGATCGTTATGCCCCGGTGTTGTATCCTTTTGGTGTGCGGATGACCGGTTCGCACGAACTCGCCGAAGTCCTCCTCCAGGACGTGTTCGTTCAGGTCTGGGAGAAGGCAGGCAGCTATGCCCAGTATCATGGATCGGTTTATGCATGGCTGATGGCTCTATCCAGGGCCAAAGCGATGGAAAAGATCCGGCCAGCGGCCCAAAAACGAAAAGGGAATGAGAACGAGAATACGCCTCCGCGCGGTTCGTCCGAGGGAGAACAACATACGCCCGAAGAGGAATCGATCGTGACCCTCAAAGGAATTACTGAAGAAACGCGAAACTCTCTGCGATCGCTCTCCAAACTTGAACTGCGCTTGCTCGAACTCAGTTACTTCGAAGGACAAAGCCAATCGGATCTCGCTCGCATGCTGAGAATTCCGGTCGGCACCATCAAGGCAAAGATGCGCCGTGGAATTCAGAAGTTGCGCCAGGTTGCCGCGCCGGAGGCGAAATGA